The DNA sequence CGGTTTTTATCGGTGCTGTTGACGGCGTCGGCGGGTCTATTTACCCTCGCTTACGTCGCGAAGACCACCAAAAATCTCTGGACGCTGAATTTTTGCGCCTTTTTCTTGTTCGCCAACGGCTTGATCCTGGCTTGGGCCCCCGTCATCAAGACCCATCCCCTGAACGCTTTTTCCCTCTCCCTTGCGGTTGTCGCGCTGCTGCTTTGGAGACAAGACCCTCGCCGGAGGCTTGCTTGGGCGGCGCTGGCGGGCTTCGCGATCGGCATCGGAGTCAACGGACGATTGACCTTGGTCCCTTACTTGCCGCTTTTCGCGGCCTATCTCTGGATACATTCCCGCGAACGGCCGTGGCGGCCGCTCGCGGCCTTCGCCGGGGCCGCGGCGCTGACCTTTCCCTTGACCCTTTATTATTTCGCCTTGGATCCCGGACTTTTCTACCAATACAACCTCGAATACCACACGAAGATCTTTCCGGGGATCTCGGAAGACGCCTTTCGCCTCGGCATCGCCCAAACGGTCTTCGTCGAGACGCAGATGTTCCTGCTCGCGCTCCTTTTTCTCATCGGTGTCTGGAAGGCGGCGCGGCGCGGCTGGAAGGAATTTTTTCTCTCGGACGAGGCCTTTCTTGCCGCGGCGGTGGGGGGCTTTCTGCTCATCCACCTCATGACCGCCACGCCCTTCACCCAATATTTCTCCGCGGTGGTTCCCTTGTTAGTGATCGGGATCGCGCCGGTATTGCAGGCCGGATTCACGCGGCGCCGGGCACTCTGCGTCGTTGCCCTGGCCTTTGCCGCGTTTTTCTACGCCTCCGCCGCCAAACGGGTCATGAACCACGAGATCAATTCGATGGGCAGCGACCATTCTCATTGGGAGCTTCGCAGAATCTCCCGGGCGGTGCGCGCGGCCAAGCGCTATTTGCGGCCGGGCGAGCCCTGCCTCACTTGGTGGCCGGGCTACGCCTTCCTGGCCGGCTGCCCCTCGGCGGAGGGCATGGAAAACCACATGCGCAGCCACGCCATCGACGTCGGTATTCCCGGCGACGTCCTGGAGACCTACAAGATGATGTCCGACGAGCGGCTGCTGGAGACGCTCGTCGACCGCCGTTACCGAGTGCTGATCGCCGGCGTCTATCGCTTGGGCAGTCCTTACTACCGGGATATCGATCGCGCGATCCGGGACAATTACCGCCCGGCGCGGACCGAGGCGGGGGTGACGATCTACGTCGCCAAGGACCTAACGGACGACATCGTAGACCGCTATATTCTCGAGCGCGAAATCCGATACCGAAAACGGTAAGGGGCCCCAGATGTTCGAATAAAATCCCGCCCGGGCTTGTTGGTTCATAGTGCGGAGCGGAAATTCCTCGAACACCGGAACGTACTTCCGGATTTGAATACGTTCATGCAGGGAGGGAAAGATCGGCTGGGGGCTCGCGTAGGCGGCTCGCAAAACGACGTCGCCTTCCTTCAGGCCCGCCGTCCCGAAGCTCGTGGCGGGCAGGGGACGAATGCCCTGTTTTTCCAGATAATACTGCCACCCCCAGTGCCCCATGAACCAAAGGTTTCCCCGCCAGGGAAAATAGGCAGAGGTCATTTCGTGCGCCTTGCGTCGATAGACGTCGGCGAGGCGAAAGTCCGCGTGCGCCACGGCCAGGGACAAGGCCAAGCCGGCCGGAAGCAGGGCGGCAAGGGGCTTGTGCCAACGATTTTCGACGGCGACGAGGGCCTTCAGAGCGAGCAAGATGAGCGGCGGTTGGGCGTAGAGCAGGTATTTGGAGGCGAAATGCACGTAGACCAGCGGTACGGCGAGCGCCGCGAAGACCCATAGGATCAGCACCGCTTCGCGAAAGGCCTCGGGATCGCGCCGCCAGGCCTCGGGACGGAACGCCAAGAACCATTCGGGTCCCTGGCCCTTCGAGTCCCGCGCGCCGCAGTCCAGAGGAGCCAAGCGCCTGAGGTCGGCCCACAGGCGGGTCGCGAGATAGGCCAGGGTGAAAAAACCCAAGCTGAAGAAGACGAAATCCGGGAACATCTCGAAGCCCACGATCGGCTCCGCCTTGGAGGCGAGGGCCCCGTAATATATGCCGACGACGAGCGAGAACAGCGGCCAAAACGGTCCCTTGGGCCAGACCAGGAGCGCCCAGAGGAAGGGCAGGAATGTCGCCAGGCTCAGGGCGTTGTTCAAAGCCCAAAAACGGTTGAGCGCCTCCTTGACCCCGAAGAAGGTGGAGAAGAGTTGCGTGGAATGGGATTGGAAGGCGACCTTTTTGCTCCATACCAGCCACGCCGCCAAAAGGGCCGCGGCGAGTATGGCCGGGATCCAACCGCGGCGCCCCGCGCCGTAGGACCAGCCCAGCAGGACGAAGACGGGCAGCAGGGGAGCGGTGTTGTAGCGCATCAGCAGGGCGAGCCCGAGTAGGACGCCTCCCGCGAGGAGCGGGGCCGTCCGGTTATTTTGCCAGCCGCCGAGGCAAATCGCGAGGGCGAGCAGCGAGCAGGCGATGCCGGCGACGTCGGGCATCGCGAGGTTCGCCGAAACCACGAAGGCCGGCGAGCAGGCCCAAAGCGCCGCCGCGAAAAAGCTCCAGACGGGGGAATGTCCCAGTTTTCGCGCGACGAGATAGAACGACACCAACGCGACGCAAGCGAAAGGCACGAGCGAGAGATGAATGCGGGCCTCGGGCGGAAATTCCCGTCCGCCGCCCACCGCGGCCAAAAAATAGGCGAAGAGCGGTGGAAAGGCGGCGATCTGCGACATGGGCTTGGGTTCGTTGTCCCACAGGTATTGAAACCCGTAAGGGTTCCAAGGGTCGGATAGGATTTGCCGGGCGACGCGGAGGAACAGCGGCTCGTCCACGTGATAGGCGTGGTTCAGGAAGGGCAAGGTGATCCCCAGCGCCAACAGACAGAGCAGAAGGCAGAGCCAAAGATCGGCGTGTCTACGAAAGCCGTGCATCGTGGGGAGAGAGAGCCTCGGAGCGTGAGGGGTTTAGGTTGGCCGACCGGTGGTGAAATATTTTCGACCGCAATGCGCCCCAACGGTTCAGCGCGTATTGGACCGAGACTCCCAGCACCCCCAACCCGTAGACGACGCTCCTTCGAAAGTTGATCGACGAGCTGTCCTCGCTGTAATGCGTCGGGCAGCTGATCTCGCCGATGCGAAAATCGAAGTAAGCCGCCTGGGCGAGCATCTGATTGTCGAAGATGAAGTCGTCGGAGTTGGCCAGAA is a window from the Deltaproteobacteria bacterium PRO3 genome containing:
- a CDS encoding glycosyltransferase family 39 protein, producing the protein MHGFRRHADLWLCLLLCLLALGITLPFLNHAYHVDEPLFLRVARQILSDPWNPYGFQYLWDNEPKPMSQIAAFPPLFAYFLAAVGGGREFPPEARIHLSLVPFACVALVSFYLVARKLGHSPVWSFFAAALWACSPAFVVSANLAMPDVAGIACSLLALAICLGGWQNNRTAPLLAGGVLLGLALLMRYNTAPLLPVFVLLGWSYGAGRRGWIPAILAAALLAAWLVWSKKVAFQSHSTQLFSTFFGVKEALNRFWALNNALSLATFLPFLWALLVWPKGPFWPLFSLVVGIYYGALASKAEPIVGFEMFPDFVFFSLGFFTLAYLATRLWADLRRLAPLDCGARDSKGQGPEWFLAFRPEAWRRDPEAFREAVLILWVFAALAVPLVYVHFASKYLLYAQPPLILLALKALVAVENRWHKPLAALLPAGLALSLAVAHADFRLADVYRRKAHEMTSAYFPWRGNLWFMGHWGWQYYLEKQGIRPLPATSFGTAGLKEGDVVLRAAYASPQPIFPSLHERIQIRKYVPVFEEFPLRTMNQQARAGFYSNIWGPLPFSVSDFALENIAVYDVVR